CATTCCAAGCATCACCAAAGTACCACGAGTCTGCTGAAATGAGGGCAGCGAAGCCCACTTGCGCTGGAACACGGTCAAAGTGCTAGGGTGAAACGGATAACATGCCTCAAATCGTTTCCTTATGACTTCTTCACCAAAATTGGCGAACTCCGCGGGCAGCCGATCCCGGCGTTCGAACACCCAGCGGGCGTACTGCCGTGCCGCGGCCTGCTGCATGCTCTTGCGGCCCGGGTCTTCAAACAGCCTGCGCCGCACAATCTCGGAAATCTCCTCTGGGTCATTCGCCAGAAGCGGCTGGCCCACCCGGTCAGTCAGCTTCGACAGCTTGATTTGCCACTCGCATAGCTCATCGGTCATCTCGGTCGGCGACGCAGGCAGGCTGAACACGCCAACCGCATTCTGCCGGGCCGTTAGCGCCGTAGTGAGATTCTGCAGGAACGAATGGAACTGAGTAGCCAGATTCCCATAGCGGCCGATGAAGTTGAGCGTCTCATCAAACAAGAACAGAATCGGCGCGTCAACCAGGGCAAAGAGTTTCTCCAGGACTTCTGTGCCGGGTGCCCGCTGCTTGAAATCCTCGCCGATGAGCTTCCGGCCAGCGTCGCCGGCCAGTTGCACCGCCACGTCAATCCATGGCGTCTCGCTGCCTGACTTCTGGTCCCAGGAGTTACCCACGAACACGGCGACCCGCGCCTTCGGCACCTGCTTCAGGCCTATGGCAGAAAGCAGCTCCGGCACACCGGGATATGCTTGGGCCGCTGGCCCGGACTTGGCCAGATGATAGAGCGCCGCCAACGTGTGAGTCTTGCCGCCGCCGAACTGGGTGAGCATGGAAAGCACCGGCGCGGTGCCGGAAGTCTCGCCGGCCAGTCGGCGCAGCACTTTGCCGCAGTAGTCGGTAACAAGCGCCTTGGTGAAGTACGTGCGGCCAAAGAATTGCTCCGGGTTCTTGTAGTCATCCGGCGCTCTGCCCGAGACTATCTGGTCCAGATGCACCGCGAACTCGCTCGGGTCCAGTGACCGGCCCTCGCGCAATTCCTTACGTGGTGTTGCTACCTTGTACCATGGTTCCATTGTCCATCCTCTCTACTTGCCCGCCTGCTTCGTTGCGGGCAGGCCCATTAGCGCCTGTAAGCCCTCAAGCCAACGCCGCTCCTCACTCTTCTCATGATACAACGCGGTCAACGCGAGCGCGAGCCGCTCGAACCTGCGGCCACGCTTCCGCTCATCCTCCAGCAACTGCCGCAGCAGGGTGGTCTGTCCGGCTCGGAACAGGAGCATCGCCACGTGCAGCCGGTCCAGAGTCGTCTGCTCCTCGATGCGACCGGCGACTCCGCGTTTGGCAGCTACGACCTGCCGCTGCACCTCTTCTTTACCAAAGAGCTTCAACTGCGGACTCGGTAGCGTGAACTCGCGGATATCACCCCCCGTAGAAACACCCAGCAATTCCTCGCCTCGATCCTTCACTGGCCGGAGTCGAACTACGCCCTTCTCAATCTCGATGATACGCTTCTCCCATTTCTGGTAGTGAATGCCCATCGGCCGCGTAATCCGGATGAAAGTATCAAATGGCATCGCGAGCCCGCCCCTGGTCTTGGCCGGCTTCTCCTCGTCTTCGTCGCCTTCGGGCTCCTCCTCCTCTGTGGGAGAGGCATCCTTGCCGCAATTCCCATTCAGGCCATTCACCCTGGTGGATTGCAGTGTCCAGAGGAACAGCGCGGTCAACCGTGCGTCCTCCTCGAACCTCTCAGTTTCAGCCTTGCCCAGCACATTCTCAAGCGCTTCTCGTGAGACGGTCTCAAACACGTAAGCCAGAAACCCACGTTTGTCCGGTTCCCCTGCCTCCGGGTCCCCGCCTAGCGGCACAACCTTGCCCGCAGCGGTTTCAACCCGCTCATACCGGCTGTACGGCTCCAGCGCCGGGCCGATGCAGGAGAAGATTGCATCCGCGCCCCGAATCCCCTCGTCCAGCATCCGCGCCATCCACTCCTTCACCCGCTTCTGCATCTCCGCGCGCACCTCGTCCCAGTCGCCTGTTCCGGCATCCTTCAGACGTGGCCGGCAAATGAGATGGACGCTTGTCGCCAAAGCCGCCGTTTCGCGAGCAACAAGCCGCTGCTTCTGTTCAGTTGCAATCGGCCAAGATGCACTTAGCGACCAACCGCCCTGAACAAGACCGCTCAGCAGCGCTTCCCATCCTGCGGTCGTCTTGTGTGCAAAGACTACACAGCTCACACCGCCGTCTCTAATGAGTCGACGTCCTTCTCTAAAAGCATTGGCCATGCACTCCTCGAAGAAGCGCGGACTCTTTGGTACGCCACCGACTTGATACGCTTGATTCCAAACACATTCTCGCAGCTTCGGCGTCAACTCGGAGTTCAGTTCGAAATCGTTCTGCAGGATTCTGTCATGTGGCAGTGTCCGCCTGAGCCACACATAGAAGAAATCCGAGAGATCGGCGTAAGGGATGGAATCGTAGTAGGGAGGGTCGGTGAACCAGCACGAGCAGCATTCGTTTGGCAGAGGATGCTGCATAGCATCGGCGACCTGTACTTTCCCAGCGTAACCAATGTCTCCAAAGCGACGTGTCACCTGGATGATTCCTACCAACATCGAGTCCCACGAACCCACGCTGTCACCGTGCGGAACCAGCTCGGCGAAATCCCAGAGCATCGGGAGTGCCTGGCGTCCGAACGAGTTCACATTTCTCTCCTGCGTTGAGTCCCACCGGCTCTCCACCGAACAGTAGTCGGCAACACGACTTTGCGCAAGCGCCAGTAGACGCAAAAGTCCATTCGGCCCGGACGCGGGAACGTCAGGCTGCCCTCGGACTGCCGCGCCAAAGCACGCCAGCGCTAACCGCTGACGAGGGAGATACAGAAGGTCGAACCTGTTCACTCCGTACCTGGTGACGGCAGTGAGTCCCCGGGCATTGGGCGATGGCCGCGTGCTGTGGAATTCCTCGCTGGGAATGGCGCTCAAACCGCACTGCAGCCGTTGTTTGGCAAGCTTGGCTGCGGCCTTTGTCGCTTTCCAGACTGCCTCGTAGTCACGGGCTGTGGGGAGTCGGTAGTTGCGACCCTGTTGGCCGGGCTTGAGCGTCACAACTGCAAGCAGGCGTGCACCTCCAATACGGTTGCCCTGCTTGTCAAAGATGACATCGGCGCCGCCGCGCTGGGCCGAGAGTTGGGCGCGGACGCGTGCGGGGTGTAAGACCGCGCCGCAGCACAGACACTTGGCCTTAGCACGGGCGACCGTGCCGGGCGGTACATCTGAGTCATTCTTCGGCTCGAATATCTCGAACTCGACCGAGGGCGAGATTCTTCGACTCCGCTTCGCTCCGCTCAGAATGACAGGGCGCAACGCACGCTTGCGACTTGCCTTCTTGCAGAGCCAGAAAGAACGAACCAGTGGGATTTCCGCACCGCAGTCCGACGCTTCGCAGGTTACGGTCCGCGCCCAGAGGTAGGCGATTGGCTTGGAGCCGTCAGGGTCGTCGGGGTAGAACTCCTTCAACTCCTTTTCAGCCTTTGCCTTGATTTCCGCACCGACCTTGCGCAGTTCCTCGGCCAGCTTCGGGCCGTGCTTCGGAATGTCCTCAAGCATCACCTTGAGTATCAGGCACGCTACCGGGTTCAGGTCGCTGGCAAACACCTCGCACCCGAGCCGCAAGGTTTCAAGCGGTATCGAGCCGCCACCGGCAAACGGGTCAACCACCAGCGGCGTCTCTTCTGGGTGCGCGGCCTTCACGAGCCCGCGCCCGACATCAACGGCCAGCGGGTCGCTGGCAAGGCCCCAGTTAGCGAAGTCCGCGATGAACTTCAGCAGTCCCTTGCGGAGAGCCAAGTCCGTCTTGCAGTCCCCGACGCCCGGAAACCCGGAAAGCAGGGCTCGGGCCTGCTTCTTGAACTCAGCCGGGCACAACGGTTCGCAGGGGTCAGGCAATAGCAGCCCAAGCAGGACGGCGCGACACGCGGCCAATGGTCGCCGTGCCCACCAGAGATGCAGGGTCGAAGGATGGCCGTGGCGGATGGTCTTCTCGCGGGCCGAGTGCGCGCTGACTGCCGCGACCGGGAAGTCCACCTCAATCAGCCGCTTGCAGTCTTTGGGAATCATGGTCAGGATACCGGCAAGGTGCCTTTGCACGCGGGGAAGCCGGTGCAGCCGAGAAACGGCTTGCCGGCGCGCGGGGCTTTGCGGGCGGTGCGCAGGGCCATGGGCTTGCCGCAGAGGGGACAGGATGGCAGCGACTGATCCGACCGAGCCGACGGATCAGACTGATCGGTCATTCTCCGCTGGCGCTCCGCAATGCGGGCGGCGGCGAGTTGTTCGCTGTACCCGCCCTGCTTCACGAAGCCGCGCTCGAGGGCGGCAACCTGCCGGTCAAGCAGAAAGTTGGCCTGGTGAATCAGGCAGATGAGGGCGTTGGCGACGATGGCAGGGTCAGGGGAGCCAAGCCAGCGGGAATAATCGGACGGATCAGACCGATTGGACGGATCGGTCCGATGCTGTGCGCCCACCGCGCGCACCGCAATCGCCTCCGGGTCATCCTTGGCCCACTGGTGCAGGTTGCGCTGCCGCAGAAAGTCCTCGTAGTCGAGCAGTAGTTCGTCAAGGCTGGCACGCGCCACATTGACGAGCCGCAACTCGGTCTGGCTTGAGGCCGCGGCGGCGCGGCTGCCCTCGGCGATGTTCTGCCTGCCGCTGCGCGCCGCCTGCACCATCTGATCATGCGTGCGCGAGCGTTTGTCCACGAACCGGTCGCAGAATTGCGCGGTGGCATCGTAGATGATGGTCGCCACCTGGAACGAGCGCAGGTCGCGGTAGCCGCCGCTGGGGCGGAGGCGGCGAATTCGGTCGGATGGGTCAGGCATCCTTCACCTGCACCGTTCCGGTCAGGACATCAAGCTCCAACCAGTAGTGCTCCACCTTGCTTACTTCGTGCCAGCGGAACTGAGCCGGGTCCTGAATCGGCGGTTGCACGAACGGCTTCGTGTCGCACGCGGTCACGACGTACAGCCAGAAGCAGTCGCGGCGGTCTTCGGCCACGCGGCGCTCATTCGGCGTGAGTAGAACCCGGCCCTTAGCAGCGCCCAAACCCTTGACCTCTATCAGGCGAAGTTCGCCCGTATCGGCGTGAATGCTACGCAGGTCGTACCCAAGGTTCTGCTTGTGCACATCCTCAACCTTGCACCCGCGTGCAGTCTCATAGGCGATGACCGCCTCCATTGCCTTGCGTTCGACCTCCGGGTCTGGCCTGAGTCTGGTGACGTCGTCCCGATTACGCTCCGGATGGGGCAGTACAAGAGCAACTGCAATACGCTCGATGCCCTGAAGAGAAAGCTCGCGTTGCCGAGCAAGTTCTGCGTATCTGCGGTCGCGCCGCCGCTGCAAGTCAATTAGCTTCTGCGATTCGATTTCGGCCAAACCCTCAGCAGCCGCGTCCCCTCTATCCTTGGCCAGCAGGTGTCTGCTTAGAACTTCATTGCGCTTGCGAATAAGTTCCTCGAAGCACAATTTCACATGGCGCTCCACCACCAACAGGTCCTTTAGCCTTTCCTCTTTCACCTCGGCAAGGAACTGCGGCAGCGCAGACTGGACAAGATAACTCTGAGAACCGGTCAAGTCTTCTGCCGCCTTGGGTTCGACAGCTGGCGCTGTGCTGGGCGAAATCAGGCCCAGCAAATAGGACAGCTCCCGCAGGATGCGTTCTCCTGCCGCGGTCGTTTCCACCACGAACAACCGCTGGTGCAGTGTCTTGCCGGTAGCGTCTACCACAGAAGCTTTGAATACTTCAAGCAAAGATTCCGATTCGCGATCGATGTCGTAAAGCACGCAGCCTTTGGCAAGCTCAGGTGCAGCCAGCTCGTCCAGACTTCGTCGCACCGCCTCAAAAAGAGGATGTCCAGGCGTAACCCATTCTACTTTCGGGTCGTCTTCAGCTGTCTTGCGGTCAAAACTGATGACGCCGTAGCTTTTTGCCAGTGCCGGATAATGCCAGCCATCGCCCCGAGTAACGTCAAACAGAGAAGGAGGTATACGGCCAACCTTGTACACAGTTTCCCGCAACGGTTTGAGCTCCACGTACAGGCGCGCTGCCGCATCTCGGAAAAAGCGGGCTATGGCTTCAGGCACAATTCTCCGTTCGCGGGCCAATGCCCTCTGTTCCACGAGCATAGGCAGGTTCAAACTGCTTCTGGCCAAACCTTCTAGTGCGGACCGGCACACTTTTTCGAAGTCGGCCTTGTTCACTTCGACGTCCAGGCGGGCGTGAATGTCGTCTTCGCTCATACGGCCGGCGTAGAACTCCCGCAGCAGATGCTCAATCTGGTTTGGCGGTAGCACCTGACCGACCACGTCAAAAACAGTATCCTCTTCTAACCCCCGGCGTATCTCATCGAGCTTGTCGAGCAGCTTGGCCAACACCCGTCCTTCAACTGTGTTGCGGGCGAAGAAGTTGAAGATATAGCAGTCGAGTTTCTGTCCATACCTGTGTATGCGGCCCATGCGCTGTTCAAGGCGATTCGGATTCCACGGTATGTCATAGTTGAACAGCACATTGCAGCAGTGCAGATTGATTCCCTCGCCGGCAGCCTCAGTCGCCACCAGCACCTGAGTTGCAAGGTCCCAGAACTGCCGTTCCGCATACAACCGGGTGCCCGGCTCATCGCGACTGCCGGGTTTCATTCCGCCATGAATGAAGCCAACCGTCAGGCCCCAGCTCCTCAGTGTCCTGACCAGAAAGTCCAAGGTGTCCTTATACTCGGTGAACAACAGCAACCTGCGCGACTGGTCACTGAGGATGCCCTGCTCTGTCAACTGTGCTCTAAGGGCCTGTAACTTCGCCTGCTGACCCGAACTCTCTACCTGTTCGGCCGCGGCAATCAGCTTGTCCAGTTCCTCCAGCTCCTTGCGTAGGTCGTCGCGCCGCTGCGCCAACGTCACGCCCTCGACTTCGTGTTCCACGCGCTCGCGTTCAGAATCCTCCATTTCGTCCCACGATTCCGGCTCAGGAATTTCCGGGGCCGGGACCTCGGTCAAAGGTTTGCCGGATTCTAATTCTTCCTTCAGTTTCTTGTGGCGGCGCTTGAGCGATTCCTTTAGTGCGTAAGTCGAACTGGCCATGCGTCGCTGGTACATAGCCATGAGGAATCCAACGGCGCGCGCCCACAAGTCATCTCCGCGTTCTGAAGCCCGCTGAGATTGCGTCTGCACATAGCGCGTGACGTCCTTATAGAGGTCGAGTTCATTGCCGACCAGGTCAAATGCAACCGTGCTTGGAATGCGTCGCGTGAAGAGCTTGCGCGACCTCCACTTGCCGTCAGCCTGCAGTTCCGGGAAACTGAGCATCGCTTCCTTGGTGCGACGCAGATAGAACGGCGCTTCACGGCGTTTCATCGCCTCTTGGATGGATGTGACGTCTGCGTAAGCTTCCTGGTCGAGCAGTTGGAGGAAAAGGCAGAAGTTGTCCGGGTCGCCCTTGTGTGGTGTGCCAGTCAGTAGTAGGTAGTGTACGGTTTTGTCCCGTAGAATTTCGCCCAGCCGATAACGCTCGCTCTTGTGTTCGGAATCACGCGCCGACATGCGGTGTGCTTCGTCCACAATCACCAAATCCCAGTCCTCGGCCTGCTGCAAGCTGGGCAGGACGTGGTCGAGTTTAGCCAGGTCCATCGAGGTAATAACCTGGCTGTGGTTGTCCCATACATTCACGGCGTAGGCTTCCCGCAGTCGTGCACCGGTGACCTGCTCGAAGTGCTCGTCGAACTTGTCTTTCATTTCTCTGCGCCACTGGAAAGCCAGATTGGCCGGACAGATGACCAGCGTCCGCTCGACCAACCCACGGAGCTTGAGTTCCTTGAGCAGCAGTCCGGCCATAATGGTCTTGCCCGCACCGGCATCGTCTGCTAGAAGGAAACGGCACCGCCAGGCCTTCAGGAGGTGGTTGTAAATTGCGTCCAGCTGATGCGGCAGGGGGTCAACCTTGCATACCGACAGACCGAAATATGGGTCGTATTCGTGTGCGAGTCTGATGCGCAGTGCTTCCAAGCCGAGCTTGAACAAAGATGCGTCACCGGTGAATTTGGTTTCGGGCACGGTAACTGTGAGTCCCGCGAGTTCCGCATTATTCAGCAGAATGCCGGGCTTGAACGTCTGACTTCGAGTGCCGACCAGGTCCACAATGACGAAGCCGTTACCCTTACGCGGGGTGCCCACAACCCGCATTGGCTCGTTGAACATCGTGCCGGTGATAATAACACCTTCGCGAAGGCAATCTGCCGGAATATAGTTACAGGCTGATTCTTGGGGCAACTGGGCTTTTTCCCGGCCCGACCCTGAGCCAGTCATTGGCCGCTATATTATTCTCTCGGTCATTTCAGTCAAGCCGACAGCCAGTGCAGTCGTTTCAGGCCTAGCAGGAAGGATTGGGGCGAGGAATGACCCGGGCTTCGGCTCGAGGACCAGGGAGAAGAGCAGCAGGACCTTGCACTACCGTTTGCGTAACCGGAGCGGTAACAGAGCCGGTAGAGCCAGGGGCTGCCCTTTGCGTGACAGGAGGCGTGCCAGAGGCGGCTATCCGCGGTGTGACCGAAGCGGTGTCGCAAGGAGTCACCAAAGCCGTAGCCGAGGGAGTTAGAGGTTAGTGTCCAGAGGGTCGAACCGAACCTCAACCGTACCCTGGGGTAGCCGCTCCCCCAGTGACGTCCGCACAGCCCAGGGCACAGCCGAGGGGGCATACGAAGAAACGGGCAGATAACAGCCGGGAAATCCGAGAGTTGGATGAATACAAAATCACGGACAAGGGGACTGCTTGACACGCGGTCTGTTTCGCAGTAGCAGTTGAGTGTGATACCGGCGTTTCGGAAAAGGGAAGGCTGGCCGCGGTCAGTCAGTTTGACCTGAGTGATGGATATTGCTGGCAACCGCCCGGACGCTGGTTCTGCAGAGAACCCCAGCCCTGCCCAGGTCAGTCATTCTTCCGAATCCCGCCGCATTCAGGCCGTGGACGTGTTTCGGGGAATGGCGGTGGCGGTTATGGTGGTTGCCAACTATCTGGAACCGCTTACCGTCACACCCGGCTGGCTTCAACACGCCCAGCCTCTATCCGGGCTGAATTTTCTTGACATCGGTTTTCCGTTCTTCGTGTTCATCTCCGGAATGTTATTGCCCGGCTCGCTGGCGCGGCGGCTGGCGCTGGGCGGCTGGCGAAAAACCTTGTTCCACTTTCTCAAGCGCAATCTGTTGCTCATCGCTTTTGGCATTGCCGGCACCCTGCTTCTGCGCGGCCATCCGCTGCGCGACTGGGGAGTGTTACAGGCCTTCGGTCTGGCCGGGCTTGTGGCCCTGCCCTTTGCCCGGCTGCGGCCAGGTGCGCGTTTTGCGGCAGGGCTTGTTCTGATTACGGCTTACCAGGTGATGCTCAGTCTGGGATATGCCGAGTGGCTTCTTGGGCACGAGCATGGTGACCTTGGCGGAATCGCCGGTTGTATTGCCTGGGCTGGTGTCATGCTGATTGGTTCGTTTCTCAGCCGGCATCTTTCAGACCTGCGTCAGTCTCTGGTCTGGAGTGCGAGCTTGGCACTTGCCCTGGGCATTGCCGGATTTGCGCTTCATTACGTTGTGCCGGTAACAAAGCCGCTGGTTACCGCTTCATATGCGCTGGTGTGCTGCGGCCTGGCCGCGGCCGGGTTCGCGCTTGTGCTCGGCCTCGACATCGCTGGAATCAGGCTTGCCCACTTTGCGTTGTTCGGTGCCAACCCGCTGGTATGCTATATGCTTTCGGGTGTTCTGGCCGAGGGTTTACGAAGCCTTGTGCCGGAGCCGACGCTTCTGCCCGCCTTGGCCCTGGCCAGTTTGATATACCTTGTCTGCTTTCTCTGCGCCTTGTTTCTCCGACGCCGGGGTATTTTTGTGAAGCTGTAGCCGAAGTGTCAGCGGTCCAAGAGCGTGCGGATAAACTCATCCCCGCGCAGCATGCCAAGTGCGCCGGTTTTGACCGTTTCCTCGTCGTAGGTCTGAACCTGGTCCGGCTCAATGCCTGAGCCGGCAATCGCCACCGGCACCGGACCATGCACATGGTTACCTCTAGTCACCGGCGTCGCATGGTCAGGAAGCACCGCCACCCGGGTCTGGATACCGCGCTCTTCAATGCCCTTCATTACTCTGGCAATAAGCCGCTGGTCAAGATACTCAATGCCCAGAATCTTCTGCTGCACGTCCCGCGAGTGCCCGGCTTCGTCCGTCGCCTCGACATGGACATACACAAAGTCGTGGTCGGCCAGAGCAGCAAGACATGCGTCTGCCTTGCCTTCGTAGTTCGTGTCAATGAGACCGGTAGCGCCCTCAACCTGAATCACATCCAGGCCGGCGTATACTCCCAGGCCCCGAACCAGGTCCACTGCTGATATGACCGCACCAGTGATGCCGAACATCTCCCGGTAAGTTTTCATCTTTGGCTTGCGGCCCGGAGACCAGAACCAGACCGAATTGGCCGGGTCTTTGCCCGCCAGAGTGCGCGCAACATTGACGCCGTGCCCGGGCAGAACCTCCCACGACAGCCGTATCAGACTGTTCAGAAGCTCTGCTGTTGGCCGCGCCGCTTCGTTCTTCGGCCTTACCAACAGGTCCAGAGCCCGCTCGCCCACATAGTCATGCGGCGGAAAACACTCCAGGTCAGGAGAGGGCAGTCCGTTCGGCTGTCCCGCGGCGTTTTCTCCGCTGAGCACGCAAAGATGCCGATAGCTTATACCCGGAAAGAAGCGGACGCCAATCTGACAGTCAGGCCGTTGTGTAGTCGGGTGGCCTGTCGGAAACCCGGAGTTGAATTCCTGCTTACCTGTACAAGCTAGAACCTGACTACTTTCTCTGTTCATCGCCTCGATAAGCGGTCGTGCCTCTTCACTTGAGATATGACCCGCAGAATGATTCTTTATCCGGCCGTCCTTGATGCATATCAGGTTGCAGCGCAAGGCAACATCAGTCTCGTCGAGCCCCACGCCCATCGCCGCCGCCTCAATCACACCGCGACCCTGATAGCATTCCCGCGGGTCGTAGCCAAGCACAGTCAGGTTTGCCACTTCACTGCCCGGCGGCATATCCTCATCAACAGTGATGAATTGACCGCACCGGCCCAGCCGGGCTATCTTGTCCATCGTCGGCTTTCTGGCAACCTGCAGCGGAGTTCTGTTGCCCAGCTCGGGCAGAGGAAAATCAGCCATCCCGTCGCCGAGAAAGATGACGAACTTCATATCCCGCTATCGCTTTCCAAACTTCTGCCGCAGATACTCCCGGAACCAGCCGTACTCGTTCGGCCCTTTGTCGTAGTACTCCGGCTTGTCGTCCAATCCTTCCAGAGCTCGCGGCAGCGCCGGGTCAATGCCCAGCAGCCGCTGAATCTCCTCGGGAAACTTGGCCGGATGCGCAGTCTCAATGGAAATACAAAGGGAAGGCTTGCTCTCCCGCAGGAATTTTTCCAGCCCGGCCCAGCCTACCGCGCCGTGCGGCTCCAGCATCACCCGATACTTATTCCAGGTGTTGACAATCGTCTCTCGGGTAGCGGCGTCGTCAATGCTCACCGCGTACATGTCCCGGCGCATCGCCTCAAAATCAGGCTCCCGGGTAACATTACCTTTCTCGTCCATCACCCCGCGGTACAGCGCCACTAGTCTGGGCAGATTGGACGGATGCCCAACGTTCATGGCATTGGATATGCACACTCGTGACGGCTCAATCTTCTGGTATTTGCCTGTAGCCAGAAACTTGGGAAACTCGTCGTTGGCATTGGTGGCGATCACAAACCGCTCTGCCGGCAACCCCATCCGCCAGGCAATCATGCCGCCGCACATATCCCCGAAATTCCCGGACGGCACGGAAAATACCGCTTTCTCGCCGTTCTTCTGCAGCCGGGCATAGGCGTAGAAATAGTAAACTGCCTGTGGCAGCAGCCGGCCGATGTTTATGGAGTTGGCCGAGGAGAAACGGATGTGAGCAAGTTTCGGGTCGGCGAACGCCTGCTTGACCAGCGCCTGACAGTCGTCGAACTTTCCTTCAATCCCGATAACCCGCACATTACCGCCCAGAGTTGTCATCTGCTTGCGCTGCCGGGCCGAAACTTCCTTTAGCGGAAACAACACCACCATCGAAATGCGGTCCACATTGTGAAATGCGTGTGCGACCGCAGAACCGGTGTCACCCGAAGTAGCAGTAAGAATGACAAGCTCGCCCCTTTCCTGCGTCAGGAAATAGCGCATCATTCGCGCCATCATCCGGGCGGCAAAGTCCTTGAAAGAAGCGGTCGGCCCCTGGTCTAGCCGCATGATCCAGTTATTGTCATACACGCGCTCCAGCGGCACATCGTAGTTGTAACACTCCACACACAGTCGCATCAGCTCTTCGTCCGGAACAAGGCCGGCCGTGTAGCGCTTCAGCACCGCAAATGCTATTTCCGGATAACTCTTGTCCTTATAGGCAAGAATCTCCTCCTGCGGTATCGAAGGAATCTCCCGTGGCATATAAAGACCCTTGTCCGGAGCCTGACCAGCAAGCAAAGCTTCCCTCAGGTCGACATCAGGAGAACGGAGGTTAGTGGAGTAGAAAAGTAACGCCATACTTAGTTCGACTTGGCCAATGCCTGATCCAGGTCCGCAATAATGTCATCCGGATGTTCTGCGCCCACCGAAAGCCGGATAAGGTCCGGAGGAATTGCGGCCATCTGCCTGCCTTCTTCTCCCTGTTGCCAATGAGTAGAA
This sequence is a window from candidate division WOR-3 bacterium. Protein-coding genes within it:
- a CDS encoding DUF1156 domain-containing protein, whose translation is MIPKDCKRLIEVDFPVAAVSAHSAREKTIRHGHPSTLHLWWARRPLAACRAVLLGLLLPDPCEPLCPAEFKKQARALLSGFPGVGDCKTDLALRKGLLKFIADFANWGLASDPLAVDVGRGLVKAAHPEETPLVVDPFAGGGSIPLETLRLGCEVFASDLNPVACLILKVMLEDIPKHGPKLAEELRKVGAEIKAKAEKELKEFYPDDPDGSKPIAYLWARTVTCEASDCGAEIPLVRSFWLCKKASRKRALRPVILSGAKRSRRISPSVEFEIFEPKNDSDVPPGTVARAKAKCLCCGAVLHPARVRAQLSAQRGGADVIFDKQGNRIGGARLLAVVTLKPGQQGRNYRLPTARDYEAVWKATKAAAKLAKQRLQCGLSAIPSEEFHSTRPSPNARGLTAVTRYGVNRFDLLYLPRQRLALACFGAAVRGQPDVPASGPNGLLRLLALAQSRVADYCSVESRWDSTQERNVNSFGRQALPMLWDFAELVPHGDSVGSWDSMLVGIIQVTRRFGDIGYAGKVQVADAMQHPLPNECCSCWFTDPPYYDSIPYADLSDFFYVWLRRTLPHDRILQNDFELNSELTPKLRECVWNQAYQVGGVPKSPRFFEECMANAFREGRRLIRDGGVSCVVFAHKTTAGWEALLSGLVQGGWSLSASWPIATEQKQRLVARETAALATSVHLICRPRLKDAGTGDWDEVRAEMQKRVKEWMARMLDEGIRGADAIFSCIGPALEPYSRYERVETAAGKVVPLGGDPEAGEPDKRGFLAYVFETVSREALENVLGKAETERFEEDARLTALFLWTLQSTRVNGLNGNCGKDASPTEEEEPEGDEDEEKPAKTRGGLAMPFDTFIRITRPMGIHYQKWEKRIIEIEKGVVRLRPVKDRGEELLGVSTGGDIREFTLPSPQLKLFGKEEVQRQVVAAKRGVAGRIEEQTTLDRLHVAMLLFRAGQTTLLRQLLEDERKRGRRFERLALALTALYHEKSEERRWLEGLQALMGLPATKQAGK
- a CDS encoding helicase-related protein, which produces MTGSGSGREKAQLPQESACNYIPADCLREGVIITGTMFNEPMRVVGTPRKGNGFVIVDLVGTRSQTFKPGILLNNAELAGLTVTVPETKFTGDASLFKLGLEALRIRLAHEYDPYFGLSVCKVDPLPHQLDAIYNHLLKAWRCRFLLADDAGAGKTIMAGLLLKELKLRGLVERTLVICPANLAFQWRREMKDKFDEHFEQVTGARLREAYAVNVWDNHSQVITSMDLAKLDHVLPSLQQAEDWDLVIVDEAHRMSARDSEHKSERYRLGEILRDKTVHYLLLTGTPHKGDPDNFCLFLQLLDQEAYADVTSIQEAMKRREAPFYLRRTKEAMLSFPELQADGKWRSRKLFTRRIPSTVAFDLVGNELDLYKDVTRYVQTQSQRASERGDDLWARAVGFLMAMYQRRMASSTYALKESLKRRHKKLKEELESGKPLTEVPAPEIPEPESWDEMEDSERERVEHEVEGVTLAQRRDDLRKELEELDKLIAAAEQVESSGQQAKLQALRAQLTEQGILSDQSRRLLLFTEYKDTLDFLVRTLRSWGLTVGFIHGGMKPGSRDEPGTRLYAERQFWDLATQVLVATEAAGEGINLHCCNVLFNYDIPWNPNRLEQRMGRIHRYGQKLDCYIFNFFARNTVEGRVLAKLLDKLDEIRRGLEEDTVFDVVGQVLPPNQIEHLLREFYAGRMSEDDIHARLDVEVNKADFEKVCRSALEGLARSSLNLPMLVEQRALARERRIVPEAIARFFRDAAARLYVELKPLRETVYKVGRIPPSLFDVTRGDGWHYPALAKSYGVISFDRKTAEDDPKVEWVTPGHPLFEAVRRSLDELAAPELAKGCVLYDIDRESESLLEVFKASVVDATGKTLHQRLFVVETTAAGERILRELSYLLGLISPSTAPAVEPKAAEDLTGSQSYLVQSALPQFLAEVKEERLKDLLVVERHVKLCFEELIRKRNEVLSRHLLAKDRGDAAAEGLAEIESQKLIDLQRRRDRRYAELARQRELSLQGIERIAVALVLPHPERNRDDVTRLRPDPEVERKAMEAVIAYETARGCKVEDVHKQNLGYDLRSIHADTGELRLIEVKGLGAAKGRVLLTPNERRVAEDRRDCFWLYVVTACDTKPFVQPPIQDPAQFRWHEVSKVEHYWLELDVLTGTVQVKDA
- a CDS encoding four helix bundle suffix domain-containing protein; translation: MPDPSDRIRRLRPSGGYRDLRSFQVATIIYDATAQFCDRFVDKRSRTHDQMVQAARSGRQNIAEGSRAAAASSQTELRLVNVARASLDELLLDYEDFLRQRNLHQWAKDDPEAIAVRAVGAQHRTDPSNRSDPSDYSRWLGSPDPAIVANALICLIHQANFLLDRQVAALERGFVKQGGYSEQLAAARIAERQRRMTDQSDPSARSDQSLPSCPLCGKPMALRTARKAPRAGKPFLGCTGFPACKGTLPVS
- a CDS encoding heparan-alpha-glucosaminide N-acetyltransferase domain-containing protein translates to MDIAGNRPDAGSAENPSPAQVSHSSESRRIQAVDVFRGMAVAVMVVANYLEPLTVTPGWLQHAQPLSGLNFLDIGFPFFVFISGMLLPGSLARRLALGGWRKTLFHFLKRNLLLIAFGIAGTLLLRGHPLRDWGVLQAFGLAGLVALPFARLRPGARFAAGLVLITAYQVMLSLGYAEWLLGHEHGDLGGIAGCIAWAGVMLIGSFLSRHLSDLRQSLVWSASLALALGIAGFALHYVVPVTKPLVTASYALVCCGLAAAGFALVLGLDIAGIRLAHFALFGANPLVCYMLSGVLAEGLRSLVPEPTLLPALALASLIYLVCFLCALFLRRRGIFVKL